A genomic segment from Bacillota bacterium encodes:
- a CDS encoding ABC transporter permease, whose product MTERTRLRLVSVIAFIAFLLVWQYVTSQGYIKPLFLPSPVDIVRRGASMFSQGKLLVHVVASARRVLMGFALASVLAVPLGIMAGRSRTMWAILSPFISVIRPLPSMSWIPLSLLWIGIREEQKYAIVFMGTFALVLLYTFEATKNIDSIYIRAARNLGASNLDVMREVVLPGSLPSIMSGLKATLGVSWTCVISAELVAANEGLGYLIMHGKEFFLTDQVLLGMAMISLTVFLIDVLYSRLEQTLIPWR is encoded by the coding sequence ATGACAGAAAGGACTAGGCTAAGACTTGTAAGCGTCATTGCGTTCATAGCGTTCCTGCTTGTGTGGCAGTACGTGACAAGCCAGGGCTATATCAAGCCACTCTTTCTCCCCTCTCCAGTAGACATTGTGAGAAGAGGAGCCTCCATGTTCTCCCAGGGGAAACTGCTGGTTCATGTGGTGGCCAGCGCCAGGAGAGTCCTAATGGGTTTTGCACTGGCGTCGGTTCTAGCAGTTCCTCTGGGGATCATGGCAGGCCGTTCCAGGACCATGTGGGCCATCCTCAGCCCATTCATCAGTGTGATTCGCCCTCTACCGTCCATGTCCTGGATCCCTCTCTCCCTGCTGTGGATAGGGATCCGGGAGGAACAGAAATACGCGATTGTCTTCATGGGCACATTTGCCCTGGTACTACTCTATACTTTTGAAGCCACCAAGAACATAGACAGCATCTACATAAGAGCAGCCCGAAACCTCGGGGCCTCGAATCTGGATGTCATGAGGGAGGTTGTATTGCCAGGCAGCCTCCCTAGCATCATGTCAGGACTGAAGGCAACACTCGGAGTTTCTTGGACATGCGTGATATCCGCGGAGCTTGTTGCGGCAAACGAAGGCTTAGGGTATCTAATCATGCACGGCAAGGAGTTCTTTCTGACAGATCAAGTTCTTCTTGGCATGGCAATGATAAGTCTCACGGTCTTCCTCATTGATGTTCTGTACAGTCGATTGGAACAGACACTGATCCCGTGGCGCTAG
- a CDS encoding ABC transporter substrate-binding protein produces the protein MLSILNRKAFRLFLAGLLFLSLVVGCSPVAQPSAGEQEAPAPEKKPVVVIYGGTLWLGNYPAMVGIEKGFFDEEGLIVEWREFPTSAARMTAMAAGQIDFGSAGIISVLSLMAAGEEGFYVIGTQDRYVGQEGLLSQPEITTIEQLRGQKIAVTFNSSSHNIVIDVLQQHGLDHEKDVELINIKTAEMMSAFATKQVAAVATWVPAFSQIKDLPGTNVLALDTDTTFFKEYGVGPGPDCLVISKRFVDENPDEARALMRAYYKALKYLRDNPDECIDLLIEYTGVTQEQQKETLAHIEWLDETEQHKMMITPGNFVSAMRVLAKFLWENGLVSGEPDVERWVNTDILPE, from the coding sequence GTGCTGTCAATCCTTAACCGGAAGGCTTTTCGTCTCTTCTTGGCCGGTCTTCTGTTCCTGTCTCTGGTCGTAGGGTGCAGTCCCGTGGCTCAGCCTTCCGCAGGGGAACAAGAAGCGCCAGCCCCTGAGAAGAAGCCGGTGGTTGTGATCTATGGAGGTACTTTATGGCTTGGCAACTACCCTGCAATGGTTGGGATCGAAAAGGGCTTCTTTGACGAAGAGGGCCTGATCGTGGAATGGAGGGAGTTTCCCACCAGTGCTGCGCGGATGACTGCCATGGCCGCTGGGCAGATTGACTTCGGCAGCGCTGGAATTATTTCTGTGCTGTCACTGATGGCTGCCGGCGAAGAAGGCTTCTACGTAATCGGTACACAGGACAGATATGTAGGGCAGGAAGGGCTTCTGTCCCAACCCGAAATAACGACCATAGAGCAGCTCAGGGGCCAGAAGATCGCTGTAACGTTTAACTCCAGTTCCCATAACATCGTTATTGATGTATTGCAGCAACATGGCCTTGATCATGAAAAGGACGTTGAACTGATTAATATCAAGACGGCGGAAATGATGTCGGCCTTTGCCACTAAGCAAGTAGCTGCGGTGGCCACTTGGGTCCCCGCTTTCTCCCAAATCAAGGATCTTCCTGGTACAAACGTGCTGGCGCTTGACACGGACACCACGTTCTTCAAGGAATATGGCGTAGGCCCGGGACCAGATTGCCTCGTCATCAGCAAGCGTTTTGTGGATGAGAATCCTGATGAAGCACGGGCGTTGATGAGGGCCTACTACAAGGCCCTTAAGTACCTCCGGGATAACCCCGACGAATGTATTGACCTGCTTATAGAGTATACGGGGGTCACACAGGAACAGCAAAAGGAAACCTTGGCGCACATTGAATGGCTCGACGAAACGGAACAACACAAAATGATGATAACCCCTGGCAATTTTGTCTCCGCCATGAGAGTTCTTGCGAAGTTTCTTTGGGAAAACGGGTTGGTGTCTGGGGAGCCGGACGTGGAGCGGTGGGTGAACACTGACATTCTTCCTGAATAG
- a CDS encoding nucleotidyltransferase domain-containing protein, with protein MNRLSDLGRVCRKHGVALVYLFGSQALEGSRLLAGEEVYLNDPMADLDMGVVMEKPLPLASQRLAFYAAVYNDLVELVKPFLLDLVFLEETHSVFQLEAIKGICVYQTCADKRSEYEMMVLRRAADFRPFLERYLDEALEEFRS; from the coding sequence ATGAACAGGCTTTCGGATCTTGGAAGGGTTTGCCGCAAGCATGGGGTGGCGCTGGTCTACCTCTTCGGTTCCCAGGCCCTAGAAGGGTCAAGACTGCTGGCGGGGGAAGAGGTCTACCTGAATGACCCGATGGCGGACCTGGACATGGGAGTAGTAATGGAGAAGCCCCTGCCTTTAGCATCCCAACGGCTCGCGTTCTACGCTGCTGTGTACAATGACCTGGTTGAGCTCGTTAAACCCTTCTTGCTGGACCTGGTCTTTCTTGAAGAAACGCACTCCGTCTTCCAGCTTGAGGCAATCAAAGGAATCTGCGTCTACCAAACGTGTGCTGACAAGCGTAGTGAGTACGAAATGATGGTTCTCAGGCGTGCCGCTGATTTCCGCCCCTTCCTGGAAAGATACCTTGATGAAGCGCTGGAGGAGTTTCGGTCATGA
- a CDS encoding IclR family transcriptional regulator, with protein MGQIEVLRRACLLLSLMTPTLDEKEWSASELARRANLPTATAHRILTNLAKYRLVAQSPESKKFRLGTALIEYGFAVWESLSLRDLARPIMNDLVKETGETVYLIIRDDKYGLLIDKIDSPHSVRFIEPIGVRVPLNVGAGRRTLLAFLPQEISDRIIDDLDFERFTENTICTPEKLREAITKIRVEGYGIGFSELTKDSASIAAPVLSQGGTVIATLALAGPSSRFTSDMIPHFVAAVKKAAAAISEHLGGSPGTLYQDKTPKRPLPPI; from the coding sequence ATGGGACAAATTGAGGTATTGAGAAGAGCGTGCCTGTTGCTGAGCCTTATGACCCCGACACTTGATGAGAAGGAATGGAGTGCGTCTGAACTTGCCCGGCGTGCTAATCTTCCCACTGCGACTGCCCATCGTATCCTGACCAATCTTGCCAAGTACCGCCTTGTTGCCCAGAGCCCTGAAAGCAAGAAGTTCCGGTTGGGGACAGCGCTAATCGAGTACGGCTTCGCGGTCTGGGAGAGCCTCAGCCTGCGGGATTTGGCACGGCCCATCATGAATGATCTCGTGAAAGAAACAGGCGAGACCGTCTATTTGATTATAAGAGACGATAAGTACGGGCTTCTCATTGACAAGATCGATTCTCCGCATAGCGTTCGTTTTATTGAACCCATTGGAGTTAGGGTCCCCCTGAATGTGGGCGCTGGCCGCAGAACCCTACTGGCCTTTCTGCCACAGGAAATCTCAGACAGGATAATTGATGACCTGGATTTCGAGCGGTTTACCGAGAATACCATTTGCACCCCTGAGAAACTGAGGGAGGCAATAACCAAGATACGCGTTGAGGGTTATGGAATTGGGTTTTCGGAGTTGACCAAGGACAGCGCTTCCATAGCTGCTCCTGTTCTGTCTCAAGGCGGAACCGTGATAGCGACGCTGGCTCTTGCGGGACCCAGCAGCCGTTTTACTTCAGACATGATACCCCACTTCGTGGCTGCCGTGAAGAAGGCAGCGGCAGCCATATCTGAGCACTTGGGTGGATCCCCCGGAACACTGTACCAGGATAAAACCCCCAAGCGCCCGTTGCCACCAATCTAG
- a CDS encoding DUF6282 family protein: MDLRKEARELMKGAIDIHTHTAPSMFNRPYHDFDLASLALKAGYRAVLLKAHESTSVFRAQLTQRHLENEIDVFGGLVLNAFVGGFNPYAVDLSAKLGAKMIWMPTITSQHHYDFYGAPQYGSMKSDSAPLSPKKGLTILDEDSKIKDSVLEVLQIIAEHDICLGTGHLSNPEIMILCDKAIELGVKKIAVTHADFELIALPLEDQISLAQKGVYIEKSLLPMMPMWHSITPKETADSIRAIGASQCVLETDFGQIHHPDHIQGMELFVVTLLEVGITPEEIRKMLVENPQRLMGVDEGPE, translated from the coding sequence GTGGATCTAAGGAAGGAAGCAAGGGAATTGATGAAGGGCGCCATAGACATTCACACGCACACGGCGCCCAGCATGTTCAACAGGCCCTACCATGACTTCGATCTGGCCAGCCTGGCGTTGAAGGCAGGGTACCGGGCGGTGCTCTTGAAGGCCCACGAATCAACTAGCGTGTTCCGGGCCCAGCTCACCCAGCGCCACCTCGAGAACGAGATTGACGTGTTCGGAGGTCTCGTCCTGAACGCCTTCGTCGGTGGCTTCAATCCCTACGCTGTTGACCTTTCCGCTAAGCTAGGAGCCAAGATGATATGGATGCCCACCATTACCTCCCAGCACCACTACGACTTCTACGGCGCCCCCCAGTACGGTTCGATGAAGTCCGATTCAGCCCCTTTGAGCCCCAAAAAGGGCCTTACCATACTGGATGAGGACAGTAAGATAAAGGATAGCGTTCTTGAGGTCCTGCAGATCATCGCTGAGCATGATATCTGCCTGGGCACGGGCCACCTGTCTAACCCCGAAATAATGATCCTGTGTGACAAAGCCATCGAGCTGGGCGTCAAGAAGATAGCCGTGACTCATGCGGACTTCGAACTGATTGCCCTTCCCCTTGAAGACCAGATTTCCCTGGCCCAAAAAGGCGTCTACATCGAGAAGTCCCTTCTCCCCATGATGCCAATGTGGCACAGCATCACGCCGAAGGAAACCGCTGACAGCATAAGGGCAATAGGGGCCAGCCAGTGCGTGCTGGAAACCGACTTCGGGCAGATCCATCACCCGGATCACATCCAGGGCATGGAGCTCTTCGTGGTGACCCTCCTTGAGGTGGGCATTACACCGGAGGAGATTCGCAAGATGCTCGTAGAAAACCCCCAGAGGTTAATGGGCGTGGATGAAGGTCCGGAATAG
- a CDS encoding cobalamin-dependent protein (Presence of a B(12) (cobalamin)-binding domain implies dependence on cobalamin itself, in one of its several forms, or in some unusual lineages, dependence on a cobalamin-like analog.), whose translation MAIGPHEIRAALLSLDQERCFGFAKRIADGEDDVLVALEEGFAAGIRDVGAKFQSGQFFLPELIVASDIMKECIKMLDSRLRREGLQTSPKGTIILGTVEGDIHDIGKTIVSTLLSTAGFEVIDLGVDVRTERFIEAAESHHAFAIAQSALLTVTAPRMSELIDVMLEKGIRHKYKVIIGGAVVTPEFASKIGADGFGADAEDAVRVALHLSRGGSIQ comes from the coding sequence ATGGCGATTGGCCCCCACGAGATCAGGGCTGCACTGCTGTCCCTTGATCAAGAGAGGTGTTTTGGTTTTGCCAAGAGGATCGCAGATGGAGAAGATGACGTGTTAGTAGCGCTGGAAGAAGGGTTCGCCGCAGGCATACGCGATGTAGGGGCAAAATTCCAGTCCGGCCAGTTCTTTCTCCCAGAACTGATAGTCGCCTCAGACATAATGAAAGAGTGCATCAAGATGCTAGACTCCCGGCTGAGACGGGAGGGCCTGCAGACTTCCCCAAAAGGTACCATCATCTTGGGCACAGTGGAAGGCGATATACACGACATTGGCAAGACCATTGTATCGACGCTGCTTTCCACTGCTGGGTTCGAGGTTATTGATCTAGGTGTGGACGTTCGAACCGAGAGGTTCATAGAAGCTGCGGAATCGCACCATGCCTTTGCCATTGCCCAATCGGCTCTTCTTACGGTCACTGCGCCTCGGATGTCTGAGCTTATAGATGTAATGCTGGAGAAGGGCATTCGACACAAGTACAAGGTAATTATTGGTGGTGCTGTTGTTACCCCTGAATTCGCTTCCAAGATTGGGGCTGACGGCTTCGGGGCTGATGCAGAAGATGCAGTGAGAGTGGCTCTACACCTTTCCAGGGGAGGAAGTATTCAATGA
- a CDS encoding ABC transporter ATP-binding protein: protein MNSPIIEVLNVSREFKVKGKQLLALSDVSFEVYPREFVCLLGPSGCGKTTILNMVAGFERPSSGTILLEGRQIRDVDPRCGVMFQQYALFPWKTVQANVEFGLRMKRMPSKERAETVTKYLKMVGLEDFGKHYPKELSGGMKQRAALARILATDPHLLLMDEPFSALDAMTRRILQEELRRVYEISGKTVLFITHSIDEALLLSSRMIVLSSRPGKVKAIIDNELPTPRDDGVQLSAEYREVRTHLWSLVQEEVRRGIEQVVDEEAS from the coding sequence ATGAATAGTCCCATCATTGAGGTCCTCAATGTGTCGAGAGAATTTAAGGTCAAGGGTAAGCAGCTCCTGGCGCTCTCCGATGTCTCCTTCGAAGTTTACCCAAGAGAGTTCGTCTGCCTCCTGGGGCCTTCTGGCTGCGGCAAGACGACCATTCTTAACATGGTTGCCGGGTTTGAACGCCCTTCGTCTGGGACCATCCTTCTCGAAGGGCGTCAAATTCGTGATGTTGATCCTAGATGTGGAGTCATGTTCCAGCAGTATGCATTGTTTCCCTGGAAGACCGTTCAGGCCAACGTTGAGTTCGGCCTCAGGATGAAGCGGATGCCCAGCAAAGAACGGGCAGAGACGGTGACCAAATACCTGAAGATGGTCGGATTAGAGGATTTCGGGAAGCACTATCCCAAGGAGCTTTCCGGGGGCATGAAGCAGCGGGCTGCTCTGGCGAGGATACTTGCCACTGACCCCCACCTACTCCTAATGGATGAACCGTTTTCGGCCCTTGATGCCATGACGCGGAGGATACTTCAAGAAGAACTACGCAGGGTCTATGAAATCAGCGGTAAGACTGTTCTATTCATAACCCACAGCATTGATGAAGCGCTGTTGCTTTCAAGCCGCATGATTGTACTCTCTTCTCGCCCGGGAAAGGTTAAGGCAATAATCGATAACGAGCTCCCAACGCCCCGCGATGACGGGGTTCAGCTTTCGGCTGAATACCGAGAGGTAAGAACCCATCTATGGTCTCTTGTTCAGGAAGAGGTTAGAAGGGGAATTGAACAGGTTGTGGACGAGGAGGCCTCATAG
- a CDS encoding Ldh family oxidoreductase, translating into METETKDYVRIPAPELKKTVAELLEQYDVPPAHAGIVSDVLVSADLRGVESHGIGRLYSYYISRFEQGYMNPRPSLLISRNFGATFNLDGDNGLGHVACHEAMKKCIDLAGKFGIGLGGIKNSNHFGIAGYYSMMALQEGMIGICISNSQPLALPTFSKKRLLGTNPLSIAVPAGKSQPFVLDMATSVVPIGKIEVHRRKEIKVPSEWGADSHGLATSDPAQILEGGGLFPLGGPAETAGYKGYGLSAAIDILAGVLTGSSFLAGVLNARVSPEPTGVGHFVAAIQVEAFMDAAEFRARMDRFIAELKNAPLADGCEKIYIAGEKEFSQWEQNIKDGVPVHKKVRDELAALCLKHNIPFPETHSAQP; encoded by the coding sequence ATGGAAACCGAAACCAAGGATTATGTAAGAATCCCCGCCCCTGAGTTAAAGAAGACGGTTGCAGAGCTCTTGGAGCAATATGATGTCCCTCCTGCCCATGCCGGTATTGTAAGCGATGTGCTTGTTAGCGCTGATCTGAGGGGGGTGGAATCCCACGGCATTGGCCGTCTTTATTCTTATTACATCTCGAGATTCGAGCAGGGCTATATGAACCCGCGACCAAGCCTGCTTATCTCCAGGAACTTTGGAGCTACTTTTAACCTGGATGGGGATAACGGCCTTGGGCATGTTGCCTGCCATGAAGCCATGAAAAAATGCATAGACCTGGCCGGGAAATTTGGCATTGGCCTGGGTGGCATCAAGAACAGCAATCATTTTGGCATTGCCGGGTATTACTCCATGATGGCCCTGCAGGAGGGCATGATTGGTATCTGCATCTCCAACTCTCAACCACTGGCCCTGCCCACATTTTCCAAGAAACGCCTGCTGGGGACAAACCCTCTCAGCATTGCAGTTCCGGCAGGTAAATCCCAGCCTTTTGTGCTTGACATGGCAACCAGCGTAGTACCAATTGGCAAGATAGAAGTTCACCGGCGCAAAGAGATAAAAGTCCCCTCTGAGTGGGGGGCAGACAGCCATGGTCTGGCAACGTCCGACCCCGCGCAAATCCTGGAAGGTGGAGGGCTCTTCCCCCTGGGTGGGCCTGCGGAAACTGCTGGCTATAAAGGCTATGGCTTGTCTGCGGCCATCGATATCCTCGCCGGAGTGCTGACAGGTTCTTCTTTTCTGGCAGGTGTCTTAAACGCCAGAGTCAGTCCTGAGCCGACCGGTGTTGGTCACTTTGTTGCGGCTATTCAGGTGGAGGCTTTTATGGATGCGGCAGAATTTAGAGCGCGGATGGACAGGTTTATAGCAGAGTTAAAAAATGCACCCCTCGCTGACGGCTGTGAAAAGATCTATATTGCCGGTGAAAAAGAGTTTTCACAATGGGAGCAAAACATCAAAGATGGGGTTCCGGTCCACAAAAAAGTGCGGGACGAACTGGCTGCTTTATGCCTTAAACATAATATCCCGTTCCCTGAAACTCACTCCGCTCAGCCTTGA
- a CDS encoding 4-hydroxyphenylacetate 3-hydroxylase C-terminal domain-containing protein produces MLLPMKEREPSGTYFIDTVLANASKIHEGKEMAESTRLMVDICGGFVASLPSDWDLENPESAPLSRNTCKGLTGCEKPHQALPPGEKLALESAGTVLDIQGSGSPEAHRVTIFREVTLDEKKEYAKRLAGIRITTPSSIESARGTVRASP; encoded by the coding sequence TTGCTTCTTCCTATGAAGGAAAGGGAGCCTTCCGGGACCTACTTCATCGATACAGTGCTCGCCAACGCCTCCAAAATTCATGAAGGCAAGGAAATGGCTGAGTCTACCCGCTTGATGGTAGATATATGCGGAGGCTTCGTGGCCAGCCTGCCCTCAGATTGGGATTTGGAAAACCCCGAATCGGCCCCCTTGTCAAGAAATACCTGCAAGGGGCTGACGGGATGTGAAAAACCGCATCAAGCTTTGCCGCCTGGCGAGAAGCTTGCGTTGGAGAGCGCCGGTACCGTCTTGGATATCCAGGGCAGCGGTTCGCCGGAAGCACACCGTGTTACTATTTTCCGTGAGGTAACCTTGGATGAAAAGAAAGAATACGCCAAGCGCCTTGCCGGCATACGGATAACAACGCCAAGTAGCATTGAGAGCGCCAGGGGGACGGTTCGAGCGTCACCGTAG
- a CDS encoding trimethylamine methyltransferase family protein, with protein sequence MNSTRKGGRLGFLSPEEIEDIHLATLHVLKTTGVAVKHPDALDLLRQAGAWVDEAQGRARLPEHMVMKSISTVPKTITLYGRGDPRHNLRVEGKRVHFGTGGAAIYVLDLDTGTRRLATTKDVSDFARLVEALDHVHFFMIPLFPSDVSKDDADLARYEAALPHTTKHVTAGVHVESACARVLDMVTDLAGGPEALRMRPFISMVADTVSPLTLERVNCNTTMECARRGVPVICGSEALSGGTSPATLAGTLVVINAEVLAALCLHQSTQPGAPFLYGTISSIMDLRKGTYTAGAVETGMISGAVAQVAQKYGIPLYATAGMSDAKISDCQAGMEKAMTLLVAGLSGANYIHDAAGMLELALTMSYEQTVIDNEIIGMVLRVMEGITVNDDTLAVDVIASVGPQGQYLGQRHTLKHMRQEHFIPTLADRSRREEWMEQGSKDLRTVAVEQARAILMK encoded by the coding sequence ATGAACTCCACACGTAAGGGTGGACGTCTCGGGTTCTTGAGTCCGGAGGAAATTGAAGATATTCACTTGGCAACCCTGCACGTTCTCAAGACTACGGGGGTTGCCGTCAAGCACCCTGATGCACTCGACCTTCTGCGCCAGGCAGGAGCCTGGGTAGACGAAGCACAAGGACGTGCACGACTGCCAGAGCACATGGTAATGAAATCCATCAGCACTGTTCCAAAGACGATTACACTGTATGGACGTGGCGACCCCCGCCACAACCTCAGGGTCGAGGGCAAGCGGGTACACTTCGGGACTGGCGGTGCTGCAATCTATGTATTAGACCTGGATACCGGGACAAGACGCCTAGCCACCACCAAAGACGTCAGTGATTTCGCCAGGCTAGTGGAGGCTCTTGACCACGTACACTTCTTCATGATACCCCTGTTCCCTAGTGACGTGTCCAAGGATGACGCAGACTTGGCCCGTTACGAAGCGGCACTCCCTCACACCACTAAGCATGTCACTGCTGGTGTGCATGTTGAGTCCGCCTGTGCAAGAGTCCTGGATATGGTCACCGATTTGGCAGGGGGACCGGAGGCTCTCAGGATGAGACCGTTCATTTCCATGGTCGCAGATACTGTCAGCCCCCTGACCTTGGAACGAGTCAACTGCAATACTACAATGGAGTGTGCCCGGCGGGGAGTCCCCGTGATTTGTGGCTCTGAGGCTTTATCTGGGGGAACCAGCCCTGCAACCCTCGCAGGCACCCTTGTTGTTATTAACGCTGAAGTCCTTGCTGCGCTGTGTCTTCACCAGTCTACGCAGCCTGGAGCCCCCTTCCTCTATGGAACCATATCAAGCATCATGGACCTTCGGAAGGGAACCTATACCGCTGGTGCCGTTGAGACAGGCATGATTTCCGGCGCGGTGGCCCAGGTAGCCCAGAAATACGGGATACCCCTCTATGCTACTGCGGGCATGTCTGATGCCAAGATCAGCGATTGCCAGGCCGGAATGGAGAAGGCTATGACGTTGCTGGTGGCAGGCCTCAGTGGTGCCAACTACATCCATGATGCTGCAGGTATGCTGGAGCTCGCGTTGACCATGAGTTATGAGCAAACAGTGATAGACAACGAGATTATCGGCATGGTCCTTAGAGTCATGGAGGGGATAACCGTAAACGATGATACGCTGGCCGTGGACGTTATAGCCAGTGTAGGTCCTCAGGGCCAGTATCTAGGACAGCGCCACACACTCAAGCATATGCGCCAGGAGCACTTTATCCCGACGCTAGCTGATAGGTCTCGGCGAGAGGAGTGGATGGAACAAGGAAGCAAGGACCTGCGGACAGTTGCCGTCGAACAAGCCCGGGCCATACTGATGAAGTGA
- a CDS encoding trimethylamine methyltransferase family protein, whose protein sequence is MLYSPLSLEQALAIKDAALDVLASAGVRVMGVPGGVLQEFQNAGCTIHGDRVYIPVDVTLSALASAPQHVVLYSRDKSHNLPLVPGLIYFGTGALVTEIIDLDSGRRRPSTQEDVSNFARLAQRIDDIDYLQIVCTPNDVPPAEAQLYKWRGSLPHTTKHVIGGVESPEQAHVLLEEASSLDTVGGSLFAEPFLSLVACVLSPLTLDPSTIACVDVFARHGLPVVSSVMALAGATSPCRLMGTLVQTLAESLSQLVYCQIVNPGTPVLLGCVSASMDMRYGTPVAGGPELALLSAYSAQMAQQLRIPYYGTGGTTSSFVPDLQAGAEKMLTGLLTALAGANLVHDMVGLLGNLSLASYEQVVIDSEIVAMIRRVVGGIQGNPQNQSQYISRLALSGDYLRDEETVRHCRTELWHPVIMARRSGEEDIVAKARGRVREILGF, encoded by the coding sequence GTGTTGTACTCACCCTTGTCACTCGAACAGGCCCTTGCCATTAAAGACGCTGCCCTGGATGTGTTAGCTTCAGCGGGTGTGAGGGTAATGGGAGTACCGGGGGGCGTGCTTCAGGAATTCCAAAACGCGGGCTGTACCATTCATGGAGACAGGGTGTACATCCCCGTGGATGTGACCTTGTCAGCACTGGCCAGTGCCCCGCAGCACGTTGTCTTGTACTCGAGGGACAAGTCCCACAACTTGCCCCTGGTTCCCGGCCTCATATACTTTGGGACTGGAGCTCTAGTTACGGAGATTATTGACCTTGACTCTGGCAGGCGGAGGCCGTCCACCCAGGAAGACGTATCGAACTTCGCGCGACTAGCACAGCGCATAGATGACATAGACTACCTTCAAATTGTATGTACACCCAACGACGTACCACCCGCAGAGGCCCAGCTCTACAAGTGGCGGGGCTCGTTGCCTCATACAACAAAGCATGTTATTGGCGGCGTCGAATCCCCAGAACAGGCTCATGTCCTTCTTGAAGAGGCCAGCAGTCTGGATACGGTTGGCGGGTCGCTTTTCGCTGAACCTTTTCTTTCACTGGTTGCCTGTGTGCTAAGCCCCCTCACTCTAGATCCCTCAACTATTGCCTGTGTAGACGTGTTCGCCCGGCATGGGCTACCAGTGGTGTCTTCTGTGATGGCTCTTGCTGGAGCAACTTCCCCATGCCGGTTGATGGGCACCCTCGTGCAAACCCTGGCTGAGTCTCTATCCCAACTCGTCTACTGCCAAATCGTCAACCCTGGCACACCTGTGCTTCTTGGCTGTGTCTCCGCATCAATGGACATGAGATACGGGACTCCTGTAGCTGGTGGCCCGGAGCTGGCCCTGTTAAGCGCATATTCAGCGCAGATGGCTCAACAGCTCCGTATTCCCTATTATGGTACAGGAGGGACCACCAGCTCATTTGTACCAGACCTGCAGGCTGGAGCCGAAAAGATGCTAACTGGGCTGCTCACGGCTTTGGCTGGAGCCAACCTAGTCCATGATATGGTAGGGCTGTTGGGGAATCTCAGCCTAGCATCATATGAGCAAGTGGTTATAGATTCGGAAATAGTGGCTATGATTAGGCGAGTAGTCGGCGGGATTCAAGGCAATCCTCAGAATCAATCTCAGTACATCTCAAGGTTAGCACTCTCCGGAGACTACCTGAGGGATGAAGAGACAGTTCGGCATTGCCGGACGGAACTATGGCATCCCGTTATCATGGCAAGAAGGAGTGGCGAGGAAGATATTGTAGCGAAAGCGCGGGGAAGGGTTCGGGAAATACTAGGGTTCTAG